The Candidatus Bathyarchaeia archaeon genomic sequence GAGGAGGCTCATCGATTGATTCCAATCAATCTTAAATCACCGCGCATCCTAAGCCCCTTGGGGGAGGCCCTCGCCACTATCATAGAGGTCGGCGACGCAATCCTGATCGCCATCCCGGGCCCGCCGAGGGAGTCGGAACCCTCTTCTTGAAGTCCATTCTGAGCGCGAGAACTGGAGCGCGTAGCCTTAAGCGCAAAGGCCATCATTTCCATGCGCGAATCGGAGATCTCTACTCGAGGAGATATCAAAGGAAATACCGGGCTTTTATCTAAAACCCTTTAGGATTATGGGCCCAATTCCGATCTCTCGATCGATATCCTCGCCTTTGGGACGGGGAAATCCGCCTGCGAGAGCAGGCTCATCTCGGTGGTTGAATACATAGGGGCCTTCGTGGAGGCTGGGGGCGGATATGACCTTGGTTAAGGGCATGCCCCGGGGGAGGGCCCGAGGCCCGAACCCTCCCACTTAGCCCCTCTTGAAGGCCCCCTTCCCCTTAAGCCTGAGCTCCTTCTCTGGGCCTGGGGGCGCATAGATCACTAGGTACCTCAATGGCTCCGGCCCAACCTTCCTTAGGCGATGCATTGCGCCGGCTGGCGCGAACAAGGCCATGCCCGGCCCCACGTCGTACTCCTTACCCCCTATCGAATATTTGCCTCTGCCGCTGAGTATGAAGAACGCGTGCTCAACCTCGTGCGCATGTTCCGATCCCGTTTCGCTATGCATCTCGTTCAGGAGGAGGCTGAAGTTCCTCGCGCCCGCTATCTCCTCGTCCAATAGGATCCGGAACTTCCCTCCCGCCGGCAGATCCCCGGAGAACGCCTCCTCTTGGCTAACGACCATCTTCTTCATGGCCAGCACCTCCTTAAAATAAAAAATTGGGGATTACTTGGATATCCCCAGCATGGAGTATACCTTTGGCCTATTCTCCTCCACGGCCTTGGCAATGTTCGCGTGGTGGCTGTTCCCATGCGAATCTATCGTGACCAGCAATGGCCCGAAGTCCTTGACCTCCAATATCCACATGGCCTCCGGGATGCCCAACTCGAACCACTCGACGCCCCTCACCCTCTCCACGGCCTTGGCCGCCAACACCGCCGCCCCGCCGGTGAAGTCGCAATAAACGGCTCCAAACTTTTTCATCGCCTCAGCGGTTTTCGGCCCCATGCCCCCCTTGCCCACTATTATGCTCGGCCTGAAGGCCTCTATGAACTCCGCTTGGAACAACTCCATCCTAGTGCTGGTCGTAGGGCCAGCGGCGACCATCTCCCATTCGCCATCCTTCTTCTTGACGACCGGGCCGCAATGGAAGATCACGCCGCCCCTCAGGTCGATCGGTATAGGCTTCCCCTCCTTGTGAAGGGCCAAAGCCCTCCTATGGGCTTGATCCCTGGCCGTGACCATGGTCCCGGTTACGTACACTATGTCGCCGATCTTCAGTTTCCTCACATCGCCCTCCGGTATCGGTATCTTGAGCCTATATTCCATACGAATCACCTCCTGTGCGAAAGGATCTCCACTCTACCATCCCTGTAAACCCTAGCCGTGGCCCTCCTAGCCGCCCAACATTGCGTATTGACCGCCACCGGAAGACTAGCGGTATGGCAGTGGGCATAATCCGCATGGACGTCTAGGGAGGTAACGTTTCCCCCAAGCCCCATCGGCCCTATGCCGGTCGAATTTATGGCTTTGAGGAGCTCCTCCTCGAGCTTTGCGATCTCCGGGTCGCTATGGCGTTGCCCAATGGGCCTGAGGAGGGATTTCTTCGCGAGCTTGAGCGCAAGATCTGCTGTACCTCCTATCCCAACGCCTATTATTGTGGGAGGGCATGGCTGGCCGCCGGATGAGATTACAGAATCTATGACGAACTTCTTTATCCCTACAATCCCCTCGCCGGGCTTCACCATGGAGAAGAAGGTCATGTTCTCGGATCCCCCTCCCTTCGGGAATGCCGTTATCTCCAAGTAATCCCCCTCGACGTAGTTCCAATTGAGTATGGGCACATAGGAACCGGTGTTATCGCCGCTATTCTTCCTCGATATTGGATGCACGGCGTTAGGCCTGAGCGGAATCTCCTCGGTAGCCCTTTTTGTCCCTTTAGCTATGGCCTCGGGGATTCCCTTCACAGACCCGAAGTCGTGGCCAACGTCCAAGAAGAAGACGATCAGGCCCGTGTCTTGACAAACCGGCCTCTTCATAGATTCGGCAAGCCTTATGTTCTCCAATATGGCATTCAGGTTCGCCTTGGCTATATCGGACGTTTCTTTCTCCTTGGCCCTCTCCAAAGCCTCCTTTACATCTTTGGGGAGTTCTATGACGGCCAACCTGAGGAGGTCGACCGTCAAATCCTCGATCTTTTTCGCATCGATCAAATTTCCACACCCGATTCCGATTTCGCCCTAGATGGGTTCGGGGTTTTATATAACGATTTAGGATCCAAAGCCAAATCCGGTGCCGAGGGGCCCCTACTTGGCCCTCGGAATATATCTTGGGCCTATCAGCTCCTCCTCTTTGGCGAATTGGGAGAGCAACTCCCTCTGCCTTTGCGTGAGCCTCGTCGGCGTTTGCACAACGACCCTGACCAACTCATCGCCCCTCCCGAAA encodes the following:
- a CDS encoding cupin domain-containing protein — encoded protein: MKKMVVSQEEAFSGDLPAGGKFRILLDEEIAGARNFSLLLNEMHSETGSEHAHEVEHAFFILSGRGKYSIGGKEYDVGPGMALFAPAGAMHRLRKVGPEPLRYLVIYAPPGPEKELRLKGKGAFKRG
- a CDS encoding fumarate hydratase is translated as MIDAKKIEDLTVDLLRLAVIELPKDVKEALERAKEKETSDIAKANLNAILENIRLAESMKRPVCQDTGLIVFFLDVGHDFGSVKGIPEAIAKGTKRATEEIPLRPNAVHPISRKNSGDNTGSYVPILNWNYVEGDYLEITAFPKGGGSENMTFFSMVKPGEGIVGIKKFVIDSVISSGGQPCPPTIIGVGIGGTADLALKLAKKSLLRPIGQRHSDPEIAKLEEELLKAINSTGIGPMGLGGNVTSLDVHADYAHCHTASLPVAVNTQCWAARRATARVYRDGRVEILSHRR
- a CDS encoding FumA C-terminus/TtdB family hydratase beta subunit → MEYRLKIPIPEGDVRKLKIGDIVYVTGTMVTARDQAHRRALALHKEGKPIPIDLRGGVIFHCGPVVKKKDGEWEMVAAGPTTSTRMELFQAEFIEAFRPSIIVGKGGMGPKTAEAMKKFGAVYCDFTGGAAVLAAKAVERVRGVEWFELGIPEAMWILEVKDFGPLLVTIDSHGNSHHANIAKAVEENRPKVYSMLGISK